The Anolis sagrei isolate rAnoSag1 chromosome Y, rAnoSag1.mat, whole genome shotgun sequence genome contains a region encoding:
- the LOC132781139 gene encoding mRNA decay activator protein ZFP36-like codes for MSSILDVNTLYENLLNLSLREELDFSGPQLSRRHSACSSDVATSYDSSSSSGDPSLVWPLRSHWTPSVEQLRPLGDPLRRPPLRPDRSVSLIEGKAVAPPPPPGFPPLRLPSLTFPTPLSSSSRYKTELCRTFSETGKCKYGAKCQFAHGSAELRSVSRHPKYKTELCHKFYLHGACPYGARCHFIHSPEEAQIHSASSSPQLLRQSVSYSGVPANRRSPPLPGIPDPSNFTRAPSVSPPPASSGDLLSPTFSHLNSDPLSLLSGTTSGGCCSCRCGKTNPNTASFANHRDYFSAAPGTLTTAPSSLLPRTPSSNSLSDPESYSSSSSLSGSDSPVFDIQAPGGPTASGANRLPIFNRISVSE; via the exons ATGAGTTCCATTCTGGACGTCAACACCCTCTACGAG aACCTGCTCAACCTGTCGCTGAGGGAAGAGCTGGACTTCTCGGGTCCCCAACTCTCCCGGCGCCACTCTGCGTGCTCCTCGGACGTGGCCACCTCTtatgacagcagcagcagcagtggggACCCTTCTCTGGTTTGGCCCTTGCGAAGCCACTGGACCCCTAGCGTGGAGCAGCTCCGCCCTCTGGGAGACCCCCTCCGGCGCCCGCCGTTGCGCCCCGACCGCTCGGTCAGCCTCATCGAGGGCAAGGCCGTCGCCCCTCCGCCTCCGCCGGGCTTCCCTCCCCTCCGCTTGCCCTCCTTGACCTTCCCAACACCGCTCTCCTCCTCGTCCCGCTACAAGACGGAGCTGTGCCGCACCTTCAGCGAGACGGGCAAGTGCAAGTACGGCGCCAAGTGCCAGTTCGCTCACGGGTCCGCCGAGCTGCGCTCCGTCAGCCGCCACCCCAAGTACAAGACGGAGCTGTGCCACAAGTTCTACCTCCACGGCGCGTGCCCTTACGGTGCCCGCTGCCACTTCATCCACTCTCCGGAGGAGGCCCAAATCCACTCAGCATCCTCCTCGCCACAGCTCCTGCGCCAAAGCGTCAGCTACTCCGGAGTGCCGGCCAACCGCCGGTCACCCCCATTGCCCGGCATTCCCGATCCGTCCAACTTCACCAGAGCGCCTTCAGTTTCGCCTCCGCCGGCCTCCTCCGGCGACCTCCTCTCCCCGACCTTCAGCCACCTGAACTCAGACCCTCTGTCCTTACTTTCCGGGACGACGTCCGGAGGTTGCTGCTCCTGCCGCTGCGGGAAGACCAACCCGAACACCGCCTCGTTCGCGAACCATCGAGACTACTTCTCCGCCGCTCCCGGGACCCTCACCACTGCGCCGTCCTCCCTCTTGCCAAGGACCCCGTCCTCCAACTCGCTCTCCGACCCCGAGTCCTACAGCAGCTCCAGCAGTCTCAGCGGCTCCGACTCGCCCGTGTTCGATATACAAGCCCCCGGCGGGCCCACGGCAAGCGGCGCCAACCGCTTGCCCATCTTCAACCGGATCTCCGTCTCCGAGTGA